A genomic segment from Mus caroli chromosome 17, CAROLI_EIJ_v1.1, whole genome shotgun sequence encodes:
- the LOC110284266 gene encoding olfactory receptor 12D2-like: MYFVNVAGNGAILLIVISDPRLHSPMYFFLGNLACLDICFSTVTVPKILDNFFSTSKAISFLGCITQLYFFHLLGSTEALLLAVMAFDRFVAICRPLHYPSIMNHQVCIQVAISIWAIPFVHALVHSILTSQLNFCGSNQIHHFFCDVKPLLELACGNTELNRWLLNTFTGTFAIGLFFLTFLSYFYIITYLFLKTRSCSMLHKALSTCASHFMVVMTFYAPVLFIYINPDSGSSLEKDRIIAIMYTVVTPALNPLIYTLRNKEVRGALNRKLRILL; this comes from the coding sequence ATGTACTTTGTAAATGTGGCTGGGAATGGAGCCATCCTGCTGATTGTCATTTCAGATCCAAGACTCCACTCACCTATGTATTTCTTCCTGGGAAACCTAGCATGTCTAGATATCTGCTTCTCCACTGTAACAGTGCCAAAGATTCTAGATAACTTCTTCTCCACAAGCAAAGCAATTTCCTTCTTGGGGTGCATAACTCAGCTTTATTTCTTCCACCTCCTGGGTAGCACAGAGGCTCTGCTGCTGGCAGTGATGGCGTTTGACCGCTTTGTGGCTATCTGCAGACCACTCCACTACCCTTCCATCATGAATCATCAGGTCTGCATCCAGGTGGCTATCTCCATCTGGGCCATTCCTTTTGTTCATGCACTGGTTCACTCCATATTGACATCTCAATTGAACTTTTGTGGTTCCAACCAAATCCatcatttcttctgtgatgttaAGCCATTACTGGAGCTGGCATGTGGAAACACTGAACTCAACAGGTGGCTGCTCAATACTTTTACAGGGACATTTGCTATTGGCCTCTTCTTTCTGACATTCCTCTCTTATTTCTACATCATCACCTACCTCTTTCTGAAGACTCGTTCCTGTAGCATGCTGCACAAAGCACTGTCCACTTGTGCCTCTCACTTCATGGTTGTCATGACTTTCTATGCTCCTGTTCTCTTCATCTATATTAATCCTGATTCAGGGAGCTCCCTGGAAAAGGACAGGATCATTGCTATCATGTACACTGTGGTCACTCCTGCACTCAATCCACTTATCTATACTCTGAGGAACAAGGAAGTGAGGGGTGCTTTGAATAGGAAACTCAGGATACTTCTTTGA